A single genomic interval of Lewinellaceae bacterium harbors:
- a CDS encoding DUF4465 domain-containing protein, with the protein MKSPSTALICIVFLISAHLSAQDTIGFESFNLPLDTFLNQSAGQFESGSVTIPNTYDPTFGSWSGWAISTIRDTLTSGYINQYSCIAGSGARHSTHYAIAYNYGSSVIRLKDNAVGASISGFWVNNTTYAYLSMRDGDAFSKRFGGETGEDPDYLRLTIRVFRNGNLSSDSLDFYLADYRFDDPMSDYLVKDWTYIDLLGLGKADSVHITMASSDVGIYGINTPTYFAIDDVVVTSEPLSRVEVQIYPLTIFPNPARDRITIRGLEEGNKEVQVFDLMGKEYLCERTGSDQYTLDVRNLPAGMYVLRQNVPTGERVGQFIKR; encoded by the coding sequence ATGAAATCACCATCAACCGCTTTAATCTGTATTGTTTTTCTTATTTCCGCCCATTTGTCTGCACAGGACACGATTGGTTTTGAGTCTTTTAACCTGCCACTGGACACCTTTTTGAATCAATCTGCGGGCCAGTTTGAGAGTGGCAGCGTTACCATTCCCAACACCTACGACCCAACCTTTGGGAGCTGGAGCGGCTGGGCCATCTCCACCATACGCGACACCCTGACTTCCGGCTACATCAACCAATACAGCTGCATTGCCGGCTCCGGAGCCCGGCACTCCACACACTATGCCATTGCTTACAACTACGGTAGCAGTGTGATCCGCTTAAAAGACAACGCAGTTGGTGCTTCCATCTCCGGATTCTGGGTTAACAACACTACGTATGCTTACCTGAGCATGCGAGACGGTGATGCTTTCAGCAAACGCTTTGGTGGTGAGACGGGTGAAGATCCGGACTATCTCCGTCTGACGATACGCGTCTTCCGGAATGGCAACTTAAGCAGTGACAGCCTCGATTTTTACCTCGCTGATTACCGGTTTGACGATCCCATGTCGGATTACCTGGTCAAAGACTGGACCTATATCGACCTACTCGGCCTGGGCAAGGCCGACAGTGTACATATCACTATGGCATCATCGGATGTGGGCATCTACGGGATCAATACCCCAACTTATTTTGCAATTGATGATGTAGTAGTCACCTCGGAGCCGTTGTCCCGTGTGGAAGTACAGATTTACCCGTTAACCATCTTCCCCAATCCGGCCCGGGACCGGATAACTATCCGGGGGTTGGAAGAAGGCAATAAGGAAGTACAGGTGTTTGACCTGATGGGAAAGGAATACCTGTGTGAACGTACTGGATCGGATCAATACACACTGGATGTACGTAATCTGCCGGCAGGCATGTATGTGCTCAGGCAGAATGTGCCGACCGGAGAACGAGTCGGTCAATTTATCAAACGGTAA
- a CDS encoding glutamate-5-semialdehyde dehydrogenase, with protein sequence MHQQSESGHLILRQEIQDALEKVKQAARSRIHLSEEQVQAVLMDLADQTELNIPRLLENNAKDLERMDPDDPKYDRLLLNPERIRNIARDIRNVAQLPTPLGRILEARKLPNGLEVQKISVPIGLLGIVFESRPNVTFDVFTLCFKSGNACVLKGSRDAHDSNTFIVTLIRQVLAAHGIHPDLVYLAPSEREALQPILEADDYLDAIIPRGSQGLIDYVRQKSRVPVIETGAGIVHVYVDRTADLEKAQAIIRNSKTRRVSVCNALDCVLLHRDWLDDLPEILKGLDIDFNLEIFADPLAYQALVGDYNPSLLHHADPEHFGIEFLSMRMAVKTVDSMEEALDHIHRYSSKHSETIVAENAETIERFLTSVDAAVVYANASTAFTDGAEFGMGAEIGISTQKLHARGPMALPELTSYKWVVRGNGQIRP encoded by the coding sequence ATGCATCAACAATCAGAATCTGGTCATTTGATCCTCAGGCAGGAAATTCAGGATGCTCTGGAAAAGGTAAAACAAGCCGCCCGTTCACGTATTCATTTGAGCGAAGAGCAGGTGCAGGCCGTGTTGATGGACCTGGCTGATCAGACGGAGCTGAACATACCACGATTACTTGAGAATAATGCGAAGGATCTGGAACGCATGGATCCCGACGACCCAAAGTACGACCGGTTGTTGTTAAATCCGGAGCGTATCCGGAATATTGCTCGCGATATCCGTAATGTAGCCCAATTGCCTACCCCTCTGGGCAGGATCCTGGAGGCCCGGAAACTACCCAATGGTCTCGAAGTTCAAAAGATTTCTGTACCCATCGGTCTCCTGGGAATCGTCTTCGAGTCCCGGCCGAATGTGACTTTTGATGTATTTACCCTGTGCTTTAAATCCGGAAATGCATGCGTCCTGAAGGGAAGCAGGGATGCACATGATTCCAATACTTTTATTGTTACCTTAATCCGGCAAGTCCTTGCAGCTCATGGCATTCATCCCGATCTGGTTTATCTGGCACCGAGCGAACGGGAAGCACTGCAACCCATCCTGGAAGCCGATGATTACCTGGATGCCATCATACCACGGGGAAGTCAGGGACTGATCGACTACGTAAGACAGAAAAGCAGAGTGCCGGTCATCGAAACCGGCGCCGGGATTGTCCATGTTTACGTAGATCGCACGGCCGACCTGGAAAAAGCCCAGGCTATTATCCGCAATTCCAAGACCAGACGCGTCAGTGTGTGCAATGCACTGGATTGTGTCCTGCTCCACCGCGACTGGTTGGACGACCTTCCGGAAATACTTAAAGGACTGGATATTGATTTTAACCTGGAGATTTTTGCTGACCCTCTGGCTTATCAGGCATTGGTTGGTGATTACAATCCGTCCCTGCTGCACCACGCTGACCCGGAACACTTTGGCATAGAATTTCTTTCCATGCGAATGGCTGTGAAGACAGTAGATTCTATGGAGGAAGCCCTGGATCACATACACCGCTACAGTTCAAAACACAGTGAAACCATCGTTGCAGAAAATGCAGAAACCATCGAACGCTTTCTGACCAGCGTGGATGCTGCGGTTGTCTATGCTAATGCGTCCACAGCCTTCACCGATGGTGCCGAGTTTGGTATGGGCGCAGAGATAGGTATCAGTACGCAAAAACTACATGCCCGTGGACCGATGGCTTTGCCGGAACTGACCAGTTATAAATGGGTGGTGCGCGGTAATGGCCAGATCAGACCATAG